A window of Bacillus sp. DX3.1 genomic DNA:
ATGTTTTTGCATGTTTATTAAGATGTGAAAAAACTTTTGATCGTACTCTCCATTCATTAACAAGACAGGCATTTGTAGTTGATACAGCTCGTCCCACCAAGAAGGCTGCGCTCCCGTTCCCATGCCGCGAAGACTATTTGCTAGCCCCTTCGGATTATTCAAAAGGCGCTCTTCTCGAACCTTCTCTTGTGCATACAATGACAATTTTTTTTGCGAAGCAAATAGCGGGATGTTTTCCCATTTATTCACAAAGACTTCTATGCCTTCTTGTTCAACTCTGTCCGCAAGCTGTTCATCTTTTTCACGGCGTTCTTTGCGTTCTGCTTCTGACCTAAGCCCTGCTGTACAATTCTCTAGTAAAAGAGATAAAACACGCTGTGGATAGAGACACGCCATTGTAATAGCAAGTCTTCCTCCCATTGAATACCCAAGTATATGAGCTTTTTGAATTTGCAAGTGATCTAGCA
This region includes:
- the menH gene encoding 2-succinyl-6-hydroxy-2,4-cyclohexadiene-1-carboxylate synthase, whose translation is MNVTLKGVMYEYEVVGSGSPLLLLHGFTGSMETWRTFIPLWSKRFQVIVVDLVGHGKTESPEQIKHYDIQNVASHMIALLDHLQIQKAHILGYSMGGRLAITMACLYPQRVLSLLLENCTAGLRSEAERKERREKDEQLADRVEQEGIEVFVNKWENIPLFASQKKLSLYAQEKVREERLLNNPKGLANSLRGMGTGAQPSWWDELYQLQMPVLLMNGEYDQKFFHILINMQKHIPHAQFIKIDGSGHAIHVEQPQKFDTIVKGFLQNIQ